A single window of Undibacterium sp. 5I1 DNA harbors:
- a CDS encoding TolC family protein — protein MPLAKDFSTQEYPSHLTTNFKSLPVAEQRTHPFQSAERLSMTDVAIIAVLNNSDLKIGRDDAGIVQAQAFAAGLLPDPQLALSGDLSNSAGPGSTKAFSYGLSFDISALITRSSILSAAQAEVRKTDLNLLWQEWQVVSQARLLYVKLVQGQKSKEILQYNQALFSDRYERTNMALSRGLLISDMVTPNLTALEDVQKQVNDLERQTNQYRHELNTLLGLKPETIVVLQDTVSLPDLDEKAILIALDKVTERRPDLMALEAGYHAQDQRYRAAIIAQFPSLNLGLTRARDSSGIYSNGVGLTLSLPILNRNRGVIAIEKATRQKLYDEYQQRLDITNNDVHKILDDQQINERQLQQVKIGVAQLSVASKNSEIALQHKNIDSLSYANVHAALLAKQLEEINLQENILEQRVALQTLIGGDLPFTTSLKSKHP, from the coding sequence ATGCCACTTGCCAAAGATTTTTCGACACAAGAGTACCCATCTCATTTAACTACGAATTTCAAGTCATTGCCAGTTGCTGAGCAGCGAACACATCCGTTTCAGTCGGCAGAGCGCTTAAGTATGACGGATGTGGCGATTATCGCTGTATTGAATAATTCGGATCTGAAGATAGGACGAGACGACGCTGGTATCGTGCAAGCACAAGCTTTCGCCGCAGGATTATTGCCAGATCCTCAGTTAGCCTTGAGTGGCGATTTATCAAACTCCGCTGGACCAGGTTCGACTAAAGCATTTAGTTATGGCCTTAGTTTTGATATCAGTGCCTTGATTACTCGATCATCGATATTGTCTGCGGCTCAAGCCGAAGTAAGAAAAACAGATCTTAATCTTCTATGGCAAGAGTGGCAGGTCGTGTCGCAGGCTCGACTACTTTATGTCAAATTAGTACAGGGACAAAAATCAAAAGAAATCCTTCAATACAATCAAGCACTATTTTCTGATCGTTATGAACGAACGAACATGGCGTTAAGTCGAGGACTTTTAATCAGTGACATGGTCACTCCCAACTTAACTGCACTTGAGGATGTACAGAAACAAGTAAATGATTTAGAGCGGCAGACGAATCAATACCGACACGAATTAAATACATTATTAGGATTAAAACCAGAGACGATTGTTGTTCTGCAGGATACAGTATCACTACCGGATTTAGACGAAAAAGCGATTCTTATAGCGCTAGATAAAGTCACTGAAAGGCGCCCTGATCTGATGGCGTTAGAAGCAGGTTACCACGCGCAAGATCAGCGCTACCGTGCTGCGATAATTGCTCAGTTCCCCTCATTAAATCTCGGGTTGACTCGCGCACGAGACTCTAGTGGCATTTATTCAAATGGTGTCGGGCTCACTTTATCGTTACCGATTTTGAACCGGAATCGAGGCGTCATTGCTATTGAAAAAGCGACACGGCAAAAGCTGTATGACGAATATCAGCAACGTCTGGATATTACTAATAACGATGTTCATAAAATTCTGGATGATCAACAAATTAATGAACGGCAGTTACAACAAGTAAAGATAGGGGTAGCGCAGCTTTCCGTCGCATCTAAAAATTCGGAGATTGCATTACAGCATAAAAATATCGATTCCCTTAGTTATGCAAATGTTCATGCGGCTTTACTAGCAAAACAACTTGAGGAAATTAATCTTCAGGAAAATATTCTCGAACAAAGAGTTGCGTTGCAGACCTTAATTGGCGGCGACCTGCCTTTCACAACCTCTCTAAAAAGCAAGCACCCATGA
- a CDS encoding transposase, with protein MQRLQAYKYELQPNGEQQRDMRRFFGSCRFVFNKTLAMQKALYEQGERKLGYAGLCKSLTAWRSAPETLWLADAPVHPLQQALKDLERAYTNFFAKRADFPRFKKKGVGDSFRYPDSKQFKIDQANSRVFLPKLGWIGYRNSRDILGTAKNITVSSTGGKWFLSIQTEREVDQPLPTATSAIGIDVGIARFATMSDESYITPLNSFKKHQQRLARYQRRMSRKVKFSNNWKKARARVQQIHTGIANARKDFLHKATTTISQNHALVCIEDLQVRNMSRSSKGNSEQHGKRVSQKSGLNRAILDQGWGEFRRQLEYKVSWNGGMLLAVPPHNTSRTCPCCGHISKDNRQTQAKFLCVDCGYENNADVVGAINVLERGYRLLASGESVQSGRSAKQEPTEATQAVFV; from the coding sequence ATGCAACGCCTTCAAGCCTACAAATATGAGCTACAGCCCAATGGGGAACAGCAGCGCGACATGCGCCGATTCTTCGGGTCATGTCGCTTTGTGTTTAACAAGACGCTGGCGATGCAAAAAGCCTTGTACGAACAGGGCGAAAGAAAGCTGGGCTATGCTGGCCTGTGCAAATCGCTCACAGCATGGCGTAGCGCCCCTGAAACACTATGGCTGGCCGATGCGCCTGTGCATCCTCTGCAACAAGCGCTCAAAGATTTGGAGCGGGCCTACACCAATTTCTTCGCTAAACGCGCCGACTTCCCGCGCTTCAAGAAAAAGGGAGTGGGCGACAGCTTCCGCTACCCGGATTCAAAACAGTTCAAGATCGATCAGGCCAATAGCCGCGTGTTTCTGCCCAAGTTGGGCTGGATTGGCTATCGGAACAGCCGCGACATCCTTGGTACAGCCAAGAACATTACCGTGTCGTCCACGGGTGGCAAGTGGTTCCTGTCGATTCAAACCGAGCGGGAGGTTGATCAGCCTTTGCCGACAGCGACAAGCGCGATCGGCATCGATGTCGGCATTGCCCGGTTCGCCACCATGAGCGACGAGAGCTATATCACACCGCTCAACAGCTTCAAGAAGCATCAGCAACGTCTTGCGCGTTATCAGCGCCGCATGAGCCGCAAGGTCAAGTTCAGCAACAACTGGAAGAAGGCGAGAGCCCGTGTCCAGCAGATTCACACCGGCATTGCCAACGCCCGGAAAGACTTCCTGCACAAAGCCACAACGACGATCAGCCAAAACCACGCGCTCGTATGCATTGAGGATTTGCAGGTACGGAACATGTCCAGGTCTTCCAAGGGCAATAGCGAACAGCACGGCAAACGGGTCAGTCAAAAGTCCGGCCTGAATCGCGCCATTCTCGACCAGGGCTGGGGTGAATTTAGACGACAACTGGAGTATAAGGTGTCGTGGAACGGCGGCATGCTTCTGGCCGTTCCGCCACACAACACTAGTCGCACTTGCCCTTGTTGTGGTCATATATCGAAAGACAATCGGCAAACACAAGCCAAATTCCTGTGTGTCGATTGCGGTTACGAAAATAACGCCGATGTGGTCGGCGCGATCAATGTTTTAGAGCGGGGATACCGCTTGTTAGCCAGTGGAGAGTCGGTGCAATCAGGCCGCTCTGCGAAGCAGGAACCCACCGAAGCGACTCAAGCAGTTTTTGTTTGA
- the tnpA gene encoding IS200/IS605 family transposase: protein MTENNDIRRGRHCVFKMHVHLVFVAKYRRKVFDGDAVQRLRAIFGNVCADFDAHLIEMDGEDDHVHLLVEYPPKVAVSALVNSLKGVSSRLLRKDRPDIRDRYWKGVLWSPSYFASSCGGAPISIIRQYIEQQNTPH, encoded by the coding sequence ATGACAGAAAACAATGATATTCGTAGGGGTAGACACTGCGTTTTTAAAATGCACGTGCATTTGGTCTTTGTGGCGAAATATCGCCGTAAAGTGTTTGATGGCGATGCCGTCCAGCGGCTTCGCGCTATCTTCGGCAATGTCTGCGCTGACTTCGATGCGCATCTCATCGAGATGGACGGCGAAGACGACCATGTTCATCTGCTCGTGGAATACCCGCCAAAGGTGGCAGTGTCGGCGCTGGTGAACAGCCTAAAAGGGGTGTCTAGTCGGTTACTGCGGAAAGACCGGCCTGATATTCGTGATCGATACTGGAAAGGCGTATTGTGGTCGCCCTCCTATTTTGCATCGTCCTGCGGCGGCGCTCCGATCAGCATCATTCGGCAGTACATTGAGCAGCAAAATACACCCCATTAA
- a CDS encoding response regulator transcription factor: MRVLLIEDDRMIGESVEEGLRAEHYAVDWVRDGVSASMALSNDVYDVVLLDLGLPKKAGLEVLKDYRKQGGATPVLILTARDTTAERILGLDIGADDYLIKPFNLDELFARIRAILRRNAGRPQPTIYCRGVRLNPASHTTTLNGEPLQLSSREFALLQALMDPPGQVVSKSRLEEKLYGWMEEVESNTVEVYIHHLRKKLGVDFIKNVRGVGYIVLDQP, encoded by the coding sequence GTGCGCGTGCTATTAATAGAAGACGACAGGATGATTGGAGAAAGTGTTGAGGAAGGTCTAAGAGCTGAACATTATGCTGTTGACTGGGTGCGCGATGGTGTGAGTGCATCAATGGCGCTATCGAATGACGTATATGACGTTGTCCTACTGGATCTGGGCTTGCCGAAAAAAGCAGGCTTGGAAGTACTTAAAGATTACCGTAAGCAAGGCGGAGCTACTCCTGTACTGATTCTAACTGCGCGGGATACTACAGCTGAACGTATTTTAGGTTTAGACATCGGTGCTGATGATTATTTGATTAAACCATTTAATCTAGATGAGCTATTTGCCCGTATTCGGGCAATATTGCGACGGAACGCAGGACGCCCTCAGCCTACTATTTATTGCCGAGGGGTTAGGTTAAATCCCGCAAGTCATACGACAACTTTGAACGGTGAGCCTCTGCAATTGTCTTCCCGCGAATTCGCCTTATTACAAGCTCTCATGGATCCACCGGGACAAGTAGTTTCCAAATCACGATTAGAAGAAAAACTGTATGGCTGGATGGAAGAAGTTGAAAGTAACACTGTTGAAGTTTACATTCATCATCTCAGAAAAAAGCTAGGGGTTGATTTTATAAAAAATGTTCGTGGCGTTGGCTACATCGTGCTTGATCAGCCATGA
- a CDS encoding ATP-binding protein — protein sequence MRTIRQQLLLWLFGGAFVCSIIAGSALFLKIREEASELFDAQLKQVAGSLPVPIAAGSNDNIDGGPEEKVVLQAWDSKGHSVYSSDPESILPLYPALGFKTVTIGDEQWRVYSRTKQNLMIQVAQPTLVRQTLAARIAFRCLLPFLILIPILAYFIWIAVGRSLLPLTQFAYAVMSRSPDALQPLYLDGLSPEVVPVAEALNDLLKRLDIALTTQRAFIADAAHELRTPIAALKLQLQLVERAVGEDQRLIAFNKLHERLDRTSHLVHQLLTLARHEPRREQLLFHDLSLQKLAEKVVVDYYPLAATKNIEFGMDFDPLTPSIRGNMDDLNILLNNIVDNALRYTPVGGRVDISVKYQNNKSIIRVVDNGPGISPEDRSRVFDRFYRCDGVEPWGSGLGLAIAKSIADMHSARIEFDNNPLEQGLIATIIFS from the coding sequence ATGAGAACCATACGTCAGCAATTACTCTTATGGTTATTTGGCGGGGCATTTGTCTGCTCAATTATCGCAGGAAGTGCACTTTTTCTAAAAATAAGGGAGGAAGCTAGCGAATTATTTGACGCACAATTAAAGCAAGTGGCGGGTTCACTGCCGGTCCCGATTGCAGCAGGTAGTAATGATAATATCGATGGTGGACCAGAGGAAAAGGTCGTACTCCAGGCATGGGACTCCAAGGGGCATTCCGTCTATTCGTCTGATCCTGAATCTATATTACCTTTATATCCAGCGTTAGGATTTAAGACGGTCACCATCGGTGATGAGCAATGGCGTGTGTATAGCCGGACGAAGCAAAATTTAATGATACAAGTCGCACAACCAACTCTGGTGCGTCAGACCCTAGCTGCGAGAATTGCTTTTCGATGCTTACTTCCCTTCCTCATTTTAATTCCTATACTGGCATACTTCATATGGATAGCAGTAGGTCGCAGCTTGCTACCGTTGACGCAATTTGCCTATGCAGTAATGAGCCGATCACCTGATGCTTTACAACCGCTTTATTTAGATGGACTATCACCAGAGGTAGTTCCCGTCGCTGAAGCATTAAATGATTTATTAAAGCGCCTTGATATCGCATTGACGACACAACGAGCTTTTATCGCTGATGCTGCACATGAGCTAAGAACTCCTATAGCGGCATTGAAGTTACAACTACAGTTGGTAGAGCGCGCTGTTGGCGAAGATCAACGATTAATCGCATTTAATAAATTACATGAGCGGCTGGATAGGACTAGTCATTTAGTCCATCAATTGCTCACTTTGGCACGTCATGAACCTAGACGAGAACAACTGTTATTTCATGACCTCAGTCTGCAGAAATTAGCTGAGAAAGTCGTCGTTGATTATTACCCATTGGCAGCGACCAAAAATATCGAATTTGGTATGGATTTTGATCCCTTGACACCCAGTATCCGTGGAAATATGGATGACCTCAATATACTCTTGAATAATATTGTAGATAATGCTTTACGCTATACCCCAGTTGGTGGACGTGTTGATATTAGTGTGAAGTACCAAAATAATAAATCAATTATTCGTGTGGTAGATAATGGGCCAGGAATTAGTCCTGAAGACCGCAGCCGAGTTTTTGACCGATTTTATCGTTGCGATGGAGTTGAACCTTGGGGAAGTGGCTTGGGATTGGCGATTGCGAAAAGTATCGCTGATATGCATTCAGCCAGAATCGAGTTTGACAATAATCCGCTTGAACAAGGCTTGATCGCTACAATTATTTTTAGTTAA
- a CDS encoding efflux RND transporter periplasmic adaptor subunit gives MRPKILFSGLIAGVAVIITLALFKLNGNAQKTAEVADKVEEAPSVLVRTQIVNQQSLDRTLTTFGEVVTGKVSTINVPQAGQVSQILVIVGQQVRQGETLAILSTDPNAQASYAQALTSAKFAANELRRIEDLASLQLATQSQLDTAKKQLDDAESNFLTQKKLGGNVTNLKIPAPFDGVIVNLIVAQGERIPAGGGILQLGRTDTLRIQLGIEPAQSRLIRSGMSVNVTSVQDVSKISTVKIGDVQNLVDSKTQLVNAFADLPAKVNSALIPGMRVQGIIHIGNNLVWEIPRQAVLSDDKGAYLFQISDRKAHRVPVTKVIETSNTYGVNGNLNPSIPVVVLGNYELQDGMSVREVGR, from the coding sequence ATGAGACCAAAAATTCTATTTTCCGGCTTGATTGCGGGCGTTGCGGTAATAATTACATTGGCCTTATTTAAACTCAATGGTAACGCGCAGAAGACGGCAGAAGTTGCCGATAAGGTCGAGGAGGCTCCCAGTGTTTTAGTCAGAACACAAATAGTGAATCAACAATCCTTAGACCGCACATTGACTACGTTCGGGGAGGTTGTTACAGGAAAAGTGAGCACTATCAACGTCCCACAAGCAGGACAAGTTAGCCAAATACTGGTGATCGTTGGTCAGCAAGTACGTCAGGGTGAAACACTTGCGATTTTGTCGACGGACCCAAATGCTCAAGCGTCATATGCGCAGGCGTTAACTTCAGCAAAATTTGCTGCTAATGAACTTCGAAGAATAGAGGATTTAGCTTCACTTCAACTGGCTACGCAATCTCAGTTGGATACGGCGAAAAAACAGTTAGATGATGCCGAGTCCAATTTTCTGACACAAAAAAAATTAGGGGGCAATGTCACAAATTTAAAAATACCAGCCCCATTTGACGGGGTTATAGTGAACCTAATAGTAGCTCAAGGAGAGCGCATTCCTGCAGGAGGTGGGATATTACAGCTCGGGCGCACAGATACTTTAAGAATTCAATTAGGGATTGAACCTGCGCAAAGCCGTTTGATCAGATCGGGTATGTCGGTGAACGTTACTTCTGTCCAAGACGTGTCGAAAATTTCTACCGTAAAAATAGGTGATGTACAAAATCTGGTTGATTCAAAAACCCAATTAGTTAACGCTTTTGCCGATTTACCCGCAAAAGTAAATTCAGCTCTCATTCCAGGCATGCGTGTACAAGGAATAATTCATATCGGGAACAATCTTGTATGGGAAATCCCAAGACAAGCCGTATTGAGTGACGACAAAGGCGCCTATCTTTTTCAGATTTCAGACAGAAAAGCACATCGTGTCCCTGTGACAAAAGTGATTGAAACTTCCAATACTTATGGCGTCAACGGAAATCTAAATCCTTCAATTCCAGTAGTTGTGCTGGGCAATTACGAATTACAAGATGGAATGTCGGTTCGTGAGGTTGGGCGATGA
- a CDS encoding TonB-dependent receptor domain-containing protein, with translation MHINTTQYSNESYSMLLRLNPFSALLLLSTILSSSAFSKESESIQKPPDQQQRSTTESNAPTSKIPTDNNIPTVNINSKLKRTQIDIDRKVYDVANDLQSISGSAADILNTIPSVQVDGDGNVALRGDSKVVILIDGKASSQLSGSNAGAGLSQYSASDIEKIEVMTNAPAEFASEGTAGVINIITKRNRQPGSFGAFALNAGNQGRVVSDISGAFNASNLNISGGIGFREDQRQRRIVSTTTTLGQEGAATGFSAEDLHENARRLNPSLKGAINYRVDEKQLLDFDFRLRQRSGRRNYDSQSTSVLSNGSITSDSSGHSDGHEWSLSGEQRLSYKTILTSPEETLAIILHRSTDKERERYLLATSYQIPVGQIGGNQIAQNHYFITDDFSADYRTSPAEGTIIKLGYSLRHDSNGIDFSGNDINPTTGLLTTTSVLKNQFDYQRTIQAIYGSYQKMVNATDVLAGLRVEQTQSEGDQLTSNQINKQNYFGLYPSLHLERKLDQHSTVFSAYSRRLSRPDPEDLNPYIDFRDPQNLRSGNANLQPQQSQSLEAGYKIETDTQNFAISGYLKQIKNGFTVVTTLVAPNVRLTQAANLPLSKSAGVELLADGPLSHTLSYRLSSNLFYTQVDTLGAGISSLQSVTGINLKANLDYRPTTIDTAQLSFSRTDKKLTPQGYIAPLNLVNIGYKRRIQPNLSLILTISDLFNGQRQIRYLNTSQFQTTYDRFQYGRVAYIGFNYSFGTTKKSKAESFDYDQQ, from the coding sequence ATGCATATTAATACTACGCAGTATTCCAATGAAAGTTATTCAATGCTGTTGAGATTGAATCCATTCTCTGCTTTACTTTTATTATCGACGATCCTCTCTTCATCTGCTTTTTCCAAGGAAAGTGAGTCCATTCAAAAGCCGCCCGACCAACAGCAGAGATCAACGACGGAATCAAATGCGCCTACTTCAAAGATACCGACCGATAATAATATTCCTACCGTAAATATCAACTCAAAATTAAAGCGTACACAAATTGATATTGATCGAAAGGTATATGACGTTGCGAACGATTTACAAAGCATTTCAGGTAGCGCTGCTGACATCTTAAATACAATCCCATCGGTTCAGGTGGATGGTGACGGCAATGTAGCCCTTAGAGGGGACAGTAAGGTGGTTATTTTGATTGACGGGAAAGCTTCTTCGCAGCTATCTGGATCAAATGCTGGTGCAGGATTGTCACAGTACTCCGCAAGTGATATCGAAAAAATTGAAGTGATGACGAATGCACCCGCTGAGTTCGCATCCGAGGGAACGGCGGGCGTCATCAACATCATTACAAAACGCAACAGACAACCTGGATCCTTCGGCGCTTTTGCGCTCAATGCTGGAAATCAAGGAAGAGTTGTCAGTGATATCAGCGGCGCATTCAATGCTAGCAACCTTAATATTTCAGGCGGAATAGGATTTCGTGAAGATCAGCGACAGCGTCGCATTGTATCGACAACGACAACCTTAGGACAGGAAGGCGCCGCAACCGGTTTCAGCGCAGAAGACCTTCACGAAAATGCGCGGCGTCTTAATCCGTCTTTAAAAGGAGCTATCAACTATCGTGTCGACGAGAAGCAGTTACTTGACTTCGATTTTCGACTACGACAGCGTAGCGGTCGGCGTAATTACGATTCTCAAAGCACATCTGTGCTTTCAAACGGTAGTATTACCAGTGATTCATCCGGCCACAGCGATGGTCACGAATGGAGTCTCAGCGGCGAACAGCGTTTGAGCTATAAAACAATACTTACGTCGCCTGAGGAGACTCTGGCGATCATTTTACACCGATCAACCGACAAAGAGCGCGAACGCTATCTTCTAGCTACTAGTTATCAGATACCAGTTGGTCAAATTGGTGGAAATCAAATAGCGCAAAACCACTACTTTATTACAGATGATTTCAGCGCTGATTACCGAACTTCACCCGCAGAGGGGACGATAATTAAGTTAGGTTATAGTCTGCGTCATGACAGTAATGGAATTGATTTTTCAGGAAACGATATTAATCCTACAACAGGATTGTTAACAACCACCTCGGTATTGAAAAACCAATTTGATTATCAACGAACCATTCAAGCAATATACGGTTCTTACCAAAAAATGGTGAATGCGACTGACGTTCTTGCGGGTCTACGCGTCGAGCAGACACAAAGCGAAGGTGATCAGCTGACATCCAACCAGATCAATAAACAAAATTATTTCGGGCTATATCCGAGTCTGCATCTTGAACGAAAACTAGACCAACATTCAACCGTATTTTCTGCATACAGCCGACGGCTATCGCGCCCCGACCCAGAAGACTTGAATCCATATATTGATTTCCGTGATCCTCAAAATCTCCGCAGTGGAAATGCCAACTTGCAACCACAGCAAAGTCAGTCGCTAGAAGCAGGCTATAAAATAGAAACGGACACACAGAATTTTGCTATTTCAGGCTATCTAAAACAGATTAAAAACGGATTTACTGTAGTGACCACATTGGTGGCACCGAATGTTCGGCTTACCCAAGCAGCGAACCTGCCTCTTAGTAAATCTGCTGGAGTTGAGTTGCTGGCCGATGGACCGCTGTCGCATACTCTGTCGTATCGCCTAAGTAGTAATTTGTTCTATACCCAGGTGGATACCCTCGGAGCGGGCATTTCATCTTTGCAATCAGTGACTGGCATAAATCTAAAAGCCAACCTAGACTACCGACCCACTACTATTGATACTGCTCAATTATCGTTTAGCCGCACTGATAAAAAGTTAACTCCGCAGGGGTATATTGCGCCACTAAATCTTGTTAATATTGGATATAAGCGACGTATACAACCCAACTTATCTTTGATACTGACAATATCCGACTTGTTCAACGGGCAGCGGCAGATTAGGTACCTTAATACCTCACAGTTTCAGACAACCTATGATCGATTCCAATATGGGAGGGTTGCATATATTGGGTTTAATTATTCGTTCGGTACGACAAAAAAATCTAAAGCCGAGAGTTTTGATTATGATCAACAATAG